DNA from Chionomys nivalis chromosome 11, mChiNiv1.1, whole genome shotgun sequence:
TCAAATCCCTGAAGCTCAGCCACCAAAATTATAGTAAGTACCTATTCCCAAAACTGTGCTAAATTATGAGTGAAAGGTCATGTTTTCCTTCAAGTAACTGACAACCTAATGAGGCAGAAAGACATTAACAATAAATTGGATTTCACTTTCTCTCCTTGCCCCTTCCAGCTCAAAAGCTCATGCTAGCGGATTCTATCCCTAGATACTGCCACTGTTGCCGCGTCTCTGTCAGTGAAGGCTTTGACTCCCGATTCACAGGCATTCTGTCTTCTGTTGACATCTATGGTTTCAGTAGTAAGAGGATGATATGGTCGGCACCCTGATCCTCAGGTCATCGTCCCACTTTCTTTCAGGcaccttgtctccacctccccgtAGTGGTGCTCCATAGCCAACCCCTGCCCGAGAGTCTGTCAAGGCTTCTCTCGTTCTCTGGCCACTgtctctcttgtctctgctgctcGTCCCTGTTCCTCAGACCTTCCGTAACGTTCTCTGGCTTTGTGATCCATGGAACCTACCATGTTTCTTTGGCCTTTGCCCACCAGCCTTCAGCTTCCTCTTCCTAAGCTGAATCTATTCCTTTGTGGTGATCATTCCTATGCATACATGCAACTCTCTTCTTCCATTATCCCTGTTTTATACATAAGACAAAAGTTGAGTCTTGGTGAACATAGTGGTCTGCCGCCTTTGTGTCTACActacccatttttttaaaaatgcaagtaTATTAACTAGCCTTTTTAAAGTACAAGATCAAGTGAGCCATTAATACCACCTGAAAATCTTGATGAGTTTCCATAGcccactcaccctccctcctGTTATCTCAAATGTTTTTTGCACATCACAGTTACCTGGGGGACTTTCTAAAAAATGCAGTGTTGGATGGAGATGGAGCTCAATGGTAGAATTTGCACTTAGCGTGTGTGAGGCGCTGGATTTTATattctgccacacacacacatgaacatacataaaaatgaaaactttaaaaattcaatacccagggctggcaggatggctcagaggGCAGCCACATGTCTCCAAACCCAATAACCTGACTTTGGTCCCTGTGTTCcatgtggtggaaagagaaccTCCCACAAGCTGTCTCTGCAGGCTCTTTACACATCTATAACAGCTTTTCCCGGTGAGgtctcttccctcttctgtccAGTAGGTGCTGCCCCTGTTCCCTGCCCAGAGTTCCTTCCAGCCTCCCTCCTGTTCCGTGGTTTCTTTTCACTGACTTATTCCAGTGACAGCAAACACTGATctctcactccccccccccacacacacacaccaggcatggtgacacacatctataACAAGCACTGGGTCGTGCAGGGACGGAAAGatcaaattcaaggccattctcagctCTGTTTCAAGTTTGAGCCCCCGGCCACATCTGAAACtcctttctactttctttttttttttttttttttttaaatatttatttattatgtatacaatattctgtctgtgtgtatgccagaagagggcaccagatctcattacagatggttgtgagccaccatgtggttgctgggaattgaactcaggacctttggaagagcaggcaatgctcttaaccgctgagccatctctccagccctcctttctACTTTCGGTTGTTCAACCCTGCCACCCCATTTCTCCTTCATCTTCACAGCAAAACTCTGCAGATCTTTGCATGCTCCCTCTCCCCTTCGGTTAGCTCGGTGGTTGCTCCCTTCTGTTCCACTGAAGTAGCTCTACTCAGTCACTAGCGACCTTCTCATTGTTGAAGTCTGTGAtcggtttttggttcctgtcttacTTGGGGCCTGTCAGCAGCATTCAACAGTTTCTCAGTCCTGGTTTTCACTTGGTTCTAAGACACTGTTCTCTAAGACCTGGGCTTCCCACAGCTCACCATCATTCACtgttcttggaactcactgtatagatgaggctggcctggaacccacagatacctgcctgcctctagCTCCTGAGTTTAGAGATTCAAGGTTTATGCCAGTTTGCTCGgcttcctgctttcttccttgcTGGATCCTTATCTCCTTGTCAGGAGGACTCCATCCTCATCCTTGATGAGCTCCATCTCaggatttccttccttcccaggcaGGTTCCTTCATTCTCACACCTGGGAGTACCATCCCTATTCCATTTCCAGTTTATATGAATTCTGATCTGACTTCTCATTTGTAGACTCAGGCATCTTCCTACTTGGTTGACCTCTGTGCTAGATTAACTAGTTAGCACTGGAGCTCCttatacacacacgcgcgcacacacaccccataccGTCAAGTCAGTTTTCCCTTTTTATTGAATGGTAATTCTTTCCTTCCAGTTACTTACCAACACCCTGGTTCTCCTTCACCCTACAGGCACTCTTCAATGTCATCGTCCCAGATCACCACGCTGATGCCTTTTCTCCTCCCCGCCTGGCCCCCTCGGGCTCTGTGGATCAGATTGTGGAAGGTCTCCTGGGTGGTCTGTCTCGATGGGATGCAGAACACTTCCTGTTTATTGCTGAGCACGGCTACCTTTATGAGCACAACTTTGCCTTCTTCCCTGGTTTCCCCTTGGCCCtgctgatgggaactgaactgctGAGACCTTTGCAGGGCCTCTTGAGCCAGCGCAGTTGCCTGCTGGTCTCAGTAGCACTTCTCAACTTCCTGTTCTCTGTGCTGGCTGCACTCACACTTCATGATTTGGGTTGTCTGGTTTTGCACTGTCCTCGCCAGGCCTACTATGCAGCCATgctcttctgcctcagccccgCCAATGTTTTCTTGGCAGCTGGTTACTCGGAAGCTTTGTTTGCCTTCCTGACTTTCAGCGCCATGGGGCAGCTGGAGAGGGGCCGGAGATGGGCAAGTGGGCTGCTCTTTGCTCTTGCCACTGGGGTGCGCTCCAATGGGCTAGTCAGTGTCGGCTTCCTCCTATATTCTCAGTGCAGaggctttttctcttctcttatgGTGCTGAACCCCCTGAAACAGCTCGTCAGGCTGATGGCCTCTCTCTGCCTGTCCGCACTCACTGTCAGCCTTCCCTTTGCTCTCTTTCAGTATTATGCTTATACCCAGTTCTGCCTACCAGGCTCTGCCCATTCCATTCCTGAGCCTCTAGTACAGTTAGCTGTGGACAAAGGCTACCGGATTACAGGAGAAAATGAGCCCCCATGGTGCTCCTGGGAGCTTCCCCTAATATACAGCTATATCCAGGATGTCTACTGGAATGTTGGCCTTCTGCGATACTATGAGCTCAGGCAGGTGCCCAATTTTCTACTAGCTACACCAGTAACTGTACTGGTTGTGTGGGCAACCTGGACATATGTGACCACCCACCCTCGGCTCTGCCTTACACTTGGGCTGCAAAGATGCAAGAATAGTAAGACCCTAGAGAAGTCCCATCCTGGCTTCCTCAGTCCAAAGGTGTTTGTGTACCTGGTCCATGCTGCAGTGCTGCTGCTCTTTGGAGGGCTGTGCATGCATGTTCAGGTGAGGTGGGTTTCTCCCTGGAATGACTGCTTGAATACAGCAGGGGGTGGTAACTTTCTCTCTCGATGGCCCATACCTAATTTAGTCAACAACTGTTGGCAGTCAGGTATACTTAGGCGCagctatgatcccagcactgaggcaggaggattttaaaTTGAaggtagcctggactacaaagcagTTCAGATCCGCGTAGGCTAAATAGCCAGACAAACACAGACCTGGGGCTTTCTTTGTTCCAGAATCTAAATTAGAACTCTGAGGATAGGATATAAGTAGGTTGAAATTACTGCCTTAATGAGTCTTATGGtgtaaacacagagacagacgTATTAGACAGATGAAATTAGGGGTTGGGGTGCAGCTCGGTTGGTAGGCTGCTTGCCTGACCGCACAAAGACCTTGGGTTCTTTCCCCacgctgcaaaaaaaaaaaaaacacctgtaatcccagtatttgggaggtggaggcaggggaagctctgtgagttccaggcaagtcaaggctatacagtgagtgagaccctgtttcaaaaaacaaaaacagttaagTTCATTCtttactacatagtgagtttaggtcagcctgggctatatgaaaccaTATTTGTTTCAAATTATAGTActactgttattttttaaaatatatgcagctggaaaaaaaataaaaaaagaaaaaagaaataatgagaggccgggcggtggtggcgcacgcctttaatcccagcactcgggaggcagaggcaggcggatctctgtgagttcgagaccagcctggtctacagagctagttccaggacaggctccaaagccacagagaaaccctgtctcaaaaaaaccaaaaaaaaaaaaaaaaaaaatatatatatatatatatatatatatatatatatatatatatatgcagctgggtgatgatggcgcacgcctttaatcccagcattcaggaggcagaggcagatggatctctgtgagttcgagtccaacaacagtcctagctgtcctggaactagctcttgtaaagcaggctggccttgaactcacagggattcacctgcctctgcctcccaagttctgggattaaaggaaaatgccaccctatctcaaacaaaaagtaaaatccaCTCAAGCAGGATGGAGAGaagctcagcagttagaagcactgactgctcttccagaggacctgagttcaattcccagcacccacatgacagttcacagctgtctataactccaatttcagggaaccagacacccatggcaaaacaccaatgcacatttaaaaaaaaaaaaaaaccccagacaTGACAcgtaattccagtgcttgggaagcagagcagaggcagggagattgtCCCCAGTTCTGGGCCAAccagcctgggttgtttgtttgtttttaagacagtttctctatagcttcagggcctgtccaggaactagctcttgtagaccaggttggcctcgaactcacagagatccgcctccttctacctagtgctggggttaaaggcgtgcgccaccaccgcccggcagcctgGTCTTTGTAGTCCATTCCTAGCCAGCTAGAACAACATTGGAGAACCTGCTCAAGAATCCAATgaaatggaggcagaggcaggcggatctctgtgagttcgagaccagcctggtctacaagagctagttccaggacaggctccaaagccacagagaaaccctgtctcgaaaaactaaaaaaaaaaaaaaaaaaaaaaagaatccaatgaAATGTTCAGATTGTACTGAGAGTATAATttagtggtggagcacttgcctagcatgtgagagTCCTATCTTAGTCTCCAGCACTGAAATAAAGTACAGGcctttactgccaagcctgattgacctgagttcagtccttggcatccacatggtagaagagaactgagcacacacacagtcaatCAGTGTATTTATTGTGAATGTGAAAAAGTAGTTAACTCACTAAAGCATCATATTTAAAATGGGTTCTGAAGAgttaaaaaaaaccctcaggtAAGAAGCATGTAGGAGTGGGGAGATGGATGGATTGCTGAAATGCCTATGGTGCAAACACAGGAGGTTGCAACCTCATAGCCCACATAAAAAAACAGGCGTGGTGCTCATCTATGATATTTGTGCTAGGGAAACAGAGCCAGGGGGACCTCTGGTGGCAGAAAGTTTAGCCAATCAGAGAACTACTTTGAGTAACTCAAGCGATCAGTTCAAGGCCATCGTCAGGTACTAGTTTGAGGTCACCTGCACTACTGAAATCCTATCTACAAAACATTCCAGGCAGCTGTGGGGACGGGGTGGGCACAAGCAGAGGTGTGAAGGCTGTGAGAGGACTTGGTTCAGCTGCAATGTAGGAGTAGACACAGCTTCTCTGGAGCCTTTCCCCAGGACACAGACTGCCATGGTGGTCTTTTAGGGTGTCTTGAGCACAGGCAATAAACATCTTGTCCAGTGTTTGGTGGTGGTGTCAGTACAGGATCAGGGGTTTGAAAGTAAGTCTTGTCCTTCGTTCACAGGCAGGGATTGACAGTTTGTGATGTTATTTGAGCCACATGGTTAGGGAACGTAAAAAATAGCCGTCTGGGTCTGTGACTGGATCAGCTTTTCAGTGAGTGCCAGGCTAGCTCAGAGTCTGCAAGGTAGGTGAGAGCCCTTGGAGATTTGGCTCAGAACTGTGAGATGGGGAAGAATGAACCAGACTAAAATTTAGGGGTTGTGGACTAAAATCAGACACTATAGAGATTTTAGTGTTGGTTGGCCCGTTATTGTGGTAATTGGTCTGAGACTGATTACTGGTAACTCAAGGTTGGGTTAGCGGTACACCATTCTTTCAGGAAGATCTGCAGTCACATCGCTGATGCtccaatcagtttttttttttttaggttctcACACGATTTTTGGGCTCTTCTACTCCTATTGTGTACTGGTTTCCAGCTCACTTGCTTCAGAATCAAGAGCCACTGTTGAGATCTGTGGACACAGTACCTGAGGAAAACGCCCCACCAGGAATAAAGGCCCCCAGAAACTGTATCCTGAAACTCTTGTACAACTGGAAGGCCTGTTCTCCAGTCACAAGATGCATCCTAGGCTATTTCCTGACGTACTGGCTCCTGGGACTACTACTCCATTGCAACTTCCTGCCTTGGACTTGACCTGGAGTCTCGAGGGACAAGCTGGAAGCTGGTTTAACCCAGGGGCTGAAAGCTTCCAAACACACTGGCTGGACTGCCTGCACACCCTAGCGCATGTCCGTTAGGATCTACCCTGACCCCTGGGGGCCACGCAGGAATGGAGAGTGTGAGCACAGCAGCCAGCCCCTTCTTGTCCAGGGTGGAACAAGTTTAGAGAAGGAGCATTTTCTCTACTGAGTGGAGCCGCCTCGAATCTCCCGGGTCAGCAGCATCAAACAATCTTAACCCTCCTACTGACCCATgtggaaggtttttgttttttgggacagggtttctctgtagacctggctgtctaggaactcgcaccaggctggcctctaactctacCTACATCTGGCTGCCCATgtgtaaatttaaatatttgatcaAAGCTCTAGGCAACAGCGTGGTCCCCCCAAGATGGTGGGGACAgttcagcaaaggaaaaaggaaccaCCTGCTCTAAGTGAAACGTTTTCTTTATGATGTgtgcatttatattaaaaatcctactcactggggctggagagatggctcagcggttaagagcattgcctgctcttccaaaggtcctgagttcaattcccagcaaccacatggtggctcgcaaccatctgtaatgaggtctggtgccctcttctggtctgcaggcatacgcacagacagaatactatatacataaaataaataaatattaaaaaattaaaaaaaatcctactcactatgaaaatttaaaaacttgtaTTTGCAATGAATTACCTTTTATTTGGGGAGAGAGGTGGATCATGGGAGTTAAGACAGGGTCCCCCTGtgtatgtagttcaggctagtctgagatccacctgtctgcctcctgagtgctggtactaaaggtgtgtgccaaggCTCTGCTAAGttactttttataaattataGGGCTTGGCTAGAACTCAGTAATAAAGCATGTGAGGCCCTAATTTCAATAATAAATGATTTGGAGCAGAGCACAGGATCCGAACCCTGGATCCTTATCCTCATGTTCCGACTATGTCATCCTAAACTACTTCCAGAGCTTTTTACCTGCTCTGAATCTTGAGGTTACCTTAAACAGATCCCAATCTGAACACCTGGAGGCTCAAATGTGACCCTAGTGGAAAGtcctccatttcctttgatcAGTTAGAGCCCCTCCACCACCCCTGGGAACAGCCCTGAGTAGGAGCTGCCATTGGGAGTAATGACACCCACTCTTTCCTTCCTCAAAAGCTCCTGCTTGATTGGTAGGCACTAATACCACAGCCCTGATGGGGATCATTGTAGCCAAGTCCAAGGGGGTCATGTGCCTGCTGCCTGGCTCTTTTGGTTACTAATAGTAATGTCACTGATGAGGGGGATGGTTCCCACCTTTCCCAGCACCCCAGAATGCCAAGGCAGGAAGTGCCTTTAGAGAATGCTGGCCCTGCCCAGCAGTGCCTGTTCCTGTCTTGAGCCAGGTGAGTTTGGCTCTGTATCGTGATCCTTCTTCCCACTGAGCCAGAAATTCCAATAAGCAGCCTTCTTCAAAACAGATGGCAATCCGCAGCAGCTTCTGGAAAGCTGAGAGTTGGAATTTGGACACACTCCCTCCAACCGTGACAGAAAGCTCAACTTGCCAGCTGAAGGGAAGCTCCTGGCTGAGGCCCAGCACCCTCCGTGGGAGCCTCCAGCCAGCCTGGCCAACGAGCATTCCCACCCATCACCACGGCACTAGCACAGCCAAGCGTTTGGTCCAGAGTCAAATGCTACTGAAAATGTACACAGATTGGGGCAGCCCTCTGCCTTCTGCCAAGACACCGAGTGCCCTTCTTGGCAAAGGACGATCACCTCTGCCCTAGTGTCCCTCCAGCTGGCAAAGACTGCGCCTCTTCACCCGCAGCTGCAAATCCTAggactccctcctcccccccaaaattactGTGGGTGGATCTGGGGTCCCCGTTTGCCGGAGCACTCACTGGATCCCTTGGTGTCTGCTTCACTTTTGTCTCCTCTTGGGGACTAACTAGAAGCGACTGTCCCCCTCCTGGGAGAGGCAACTCACCTCCCACAGAGCGGCTGTGTTCTCATTGTTTTGTCTCTAGACCTCACCACCCCAGAAACCCTACACCTGAGGACCCCTTCTTGGCGAGCAACACCTGGAGAAGGGCGTGGTCTCACTGACCTGGGAGGGCTGGTTGCTAGGGTTCTAAGGAATGGGCTGACTTTATGGCCAGCAGCTGTCCTTTTACCAGCCTATTAACAGTCTTTAATAGTCTGAGAAGAACATGAAGGGCCCAAGGCAGGAAGCTTCCTGTTTACCCGAGGTCTAAGAATGCCGCAGCTGGGTTGGGCGCCTGCAGTTTAGAGAAAGTCATTTCCTTCTAAGACCCTGCTAAAATACAAACCAGATCTCCGCAGACCGAGAGGTAGATGTCTTTTTGTTCATTAATGAAGGTGGGAGAAGAGGGGGGGTTTGGTCTTCCCTCTGGAGCGGAAGTCTGGACCTAAAAATGTGAAGCTTAAGAGATTGTAAATGGATTCTTTTTGCCGGTTATTTATGAATGCCTGTTTTGGGCTAAGGAAGACCCAGGCACACCTCAAATGTCTGTAGTGAGTTGCTGACCAGTACACAGATGCAGTCACTAGGGAAGTGgtaaattcttttaaaagcaacacttttagtgtgtgtgtgagcatgaacacagcacacacagggaaGTCAGAAGTGTcctcatgtgagttctggggctcAGATTTGGTAGTGAAAAGCCCTCCTGCTGGTCCAGAGGTGGCAAATTCTAAAGCATAGGGGACACTTTTGGCTTCCTATCTCTCTacttgaattttgtttgtttttcaaaacagggtttttctgtgtaacagctctggttgtcctgaaactcactttgtagaccaggctggcctcaaatttacaagAGATTGCTTGCTTTTACCTTCCTAgtggtgagattaaaggcttggccaccactgcctgactctacTTGAGTTTTTTTATATCGAGGATGGATTAAAGGTTTAATTAAGGgtgtgatgcacacacatgcatttcctGCACTTGTGAGGCTGAGCAGAAAAGTTGTGCAGACCAATTACTACTGTGCTGCAAATCTTCAGgtggagcaggcagatctctgtgagctccaggatagcctggtctacagagtgagtgaggtccaagacagccagggctacatgatgACACCCTGCCTCAgtgcctccccccaaaaaaggaggggctggaaagatgcttcagtagttaaaagcccgtgtactactcttgcagaagatccaagTAcagaactacctgtaactctaccCCCTGGGGACCCAAAGCCTTCTGGAAACAGAAACACAGTTTAAAAACTTtaagtagctcagtggtaaaaagtgcatgctgctcttgcagaagacagagTTTGGGTCCTGGCTAGGTAAGTGTTGtaccactgaactacagcccCAGCCAGAGAAGGACTACAGCAGATGTCAAGACAAGCAAGCAAGGGGAGAGATCAGCTTAAAGGGAGCCAAGGTATTACTGTAAGATCCGGATTCAGGATCAGCCCACCGTGTATGAGCTGTGTGAACTTGAAACACACATGGAACTCTCAAGTCTGACTTCAGGCATCTGTGCCTCCTTACctaaagatttcttttctttctttttcttttttttttttttttggttttttgagacagggtttctctgtggttttggagcctgtcctggaactagctcttgtagaccaggctggtctcgaactcacagagattcacctgcctctgcctcccaagtgctgggattaaaggtgtgtgccaccaccgcccggcacctaaAGATTTCTTATCCACAAACTCAGTCACTCAGGACAGTAAGGGAAATGTTACTTTGGGATTTTTGAGACATCTCCTGGTACTGACTTACTTCCATACTGACCTTAaacactacatagcccaggctggcctggaactctccatcCTCCAGGTTGGGAGTGTCCATGTGTACTAGCACACCCATCAGAAATAGTTGAATGGGGCAGGgttttagtctcagcacttgggaagcaaaggcaggcagatctctgtgaagtcgaggccagcttggcctacatagcaagtccctgaacagccaggactgcataatgagactgtctccaaaaacaaacaaaacagaaacacaaccaaataaaaaatagaaacaaatggtTGAAAAAGGAAATCAGTACTGAATATATTGGCTATTTTTATTACTTCCTAAATAACAgtacaacaattt
Protein-coding regions in this window:
- the Pigv gene encoding GPI mannosyltransferase 2 isoform X2; amino-acid sequence: MWPLDPSQKEVLRFAVSCRILTLTLQVLTRFLGSSTPIVYWFPAHLLQNQEPLLRSVDTVPEENAPPGIKAPRNCILKLLYNWKACSPVTRCILGYFLTYWLLGLLLHCNFLPWT
- the Pigv gene encoding GPI mannosyltransferase 2 isoform X1, with the translated sequence MWPLDPSQKEVLRFAVSCRILTLTLQALFNVIVPDHHADAFSPPRLAPSGSVDQIVEGLLGGLSRWDAEHFLFIAEHGYLYEHNFAFFPGFPLALLMGTELLRPLQGLLSQRSCLLVSVALLNFLFSVLAALTLHDLGCLVLHCPRQAYYAAMLFCLSPANVFLAAGYSEALFAFLTFSAMGQLERGRRWASGLLFALATGVRSNGLVSVGFLLYSQCRGFFSSLMVLNPLKQLVRLMASLCLSALTVSLPFALFQYYAYTQFCLPGSAHSIPEPLVQLAVDKGYRITGENEPPWCSWELPLIYSYIQDVYWNVGLLRYYELRQVPNFLLATPVTVLVVWATWTYVTTHPRLCLTLGLQRCKNSKTLEKSHPGFLSPKVFVYLVHAAVLLLFGGLCMHVQVLTRFLGSSTPIVYWFPAHLLQNQEPLLRSVDTVPEENAPPGIKAPRNCILKLLYNWKACSPVTRCILGYFLTYWLLGLLLHCNFLPWT